In Papaver somniferum cultivar HN1 chromosome 1, ASM357369v1, whole genome shotgun sequence, a genomic segment contains:
- the LOC113326007 gene encoding nicotianamine synthase-like, translated as MGSLGSLNSINEEELLIQNVSEIYNNLSILESLKPSKDVNSLFTQLVQTCIPPSPIDVTKLSVTDQGIRSELIRLCGEAEGLLEAHYSSLLGAYDNPLDHITTFPYYTNYVKLGRLEYTILSNYITNSNPNHIAFIGSGPMPLTSIVLASNHLKTTTFHNYDIDVSANALASKLVSADPDLSNRMLFHDTDIMDVTNGLYDYEVVFLAALVGLNKADKRKVIDHLAKHMSPGSLLMLRSAHGARGFLYPIVEPSDLPGFEVLAVFHPMDEVINSVLVARKIKNKELQY; from the coding sequence ATGGGTTCATTAGGTTCATTGAACTCAATCAACGAAGAAGAATTGTTAATTCAAAATGTTTCTGAAATCTACAACAACTTATCAATCTTAGAGAGCCTCAAACCTTCAAAGGATGTCAACAGCCTTTTCACACAACTAGTACAAACTTGCATTCCACCATCTCCAATTGATGTCACCAAGCTCTCAGTCACAGACCAAGGAATCCGTTCCGAACTCATTCGTCTCTGTGGGGAAGCTGAAGGCCTCTTAGAAGCTCATTATTCGAGCCTTTTAGGTGCTTACGATAACCCACTTGATCATATAACCACCTTTCCATATTACACAAATTATGTCAAACTTGGCCGCCTTGAGTATACTATACTGAGCAATTATATCACAAACTCAAACCCGAATCACATCGCTTTCATTGGTTCCGGTCCAATGCCTCTTACTTCCATTGTGTTGGCTTCAAACCACTTGAAGACCACTACCTTTCACAATTACGATATCGATGTATCTGCCAATGCTTTGGCTTCTAAGTTGGTTTCTGCGGATCCTGACTTGTCGAACCGTATGTTATTTCATGATACTGATATTATGGATGTCACTAACGGTTTATACGACTATGAGGTTGTTTTCTTGGCTGCTTTAGTTGGTTTGAACAAAGCCGACAAACGTAAAGTTATTGATCATTTGGCCAAGCACATGTCACCAGGATCCTTGCTAATGTTGAGGAGTGCTCATGGTGCTCGTGGGTTTCTCTATCCGATTGTTGAGCCTAGTGATTTACCTGGTTTTGAGGTTCTCGCGGTCTTTCATCCGATGGACGAGGTAATAAATTCAGTTCTTGTTGCCCGTAAGATTAAGAACAAAGAATTGCAGTATTAA